Proteins from a genomic interval of Methanofollis formosanus:
- a CDS encoding flavodoxin domain-containing protein, which translates to MTERILVAYASRYGSTEEIARVIADEIRALGYEVDCMNVMEVEDVRPYAAVVAGSPIYMGKWLPEAVDLAKQFRIALNERPLAVFAVGYSMKEEDDLIRKSARASMNELRMYVHAQVEGFFAGKFDPDGMSTSDLQIMKMAGAAPGDARDWTAVRNWARALPSVLFTLEPEE; encoded by the coding sequence ATGACTGAGAGGATACTGGTGGCATACGCGAGCAGGTACGGCTCGACAGAGGAGATCGCCCGGGTGATCGCCGACGAGATCAGGGCGCTGGGCTACGAGGTCGACTGCATGAACGTGATGGAGGTCGAGGACGTCAGGCCCTACGCCGCCGTCGTCGCCGGCAGCCCGATCTACATGGGCAAATGGCTCCCCGAGGCGGTCGACCTGGCCAAGCAGTTCAGGATCGCACTGAACGAACGGCCGCTCGCCGTCTTTGCGGTCGGGTACTCGATGAAAGAGGAGGACGACCTGATCAGAAAATCGGCCCGCGCCTCGATGAACGAACTGCGGATGTACGTCCATGCCCAGGTGGAGGGGTTCTTTGCCGGGAAGTTCGATCCCGACGGCATGAGCACGAGCGACCTGCAGATCATGAAGATGGCCGGGGCGGCCCCCGGAGACGCGAGGGACTGGACGGCGGTGAGGAACTGGGCCCGGGCCCTGCCGTCGGTCCTCTTCACCCTCGAGCCTGAGGAGTAG
- a CDS encoding TolB family protein produces the protein MLVLLPAAALAMQAAGLGAADRQVTDDPADQYMPAIDGKCIVWTDMRNGDEEIYCYNLRSGNETRITDDPGKQYRPAIDGTRIVWADTRNGNEDIYLYDLGTGNETRITDDPGVQGDPAIDGDRIVWADLRTLNVNVRLFDLAAGNESAVTESIPFQGYPAISENRVVWTDTRYWNADIYLGNLTSGEERRLTTNEGDQYEAAFDGDRVVWTDTRNGNKDIYLYDLGSGEEVQVTTDPADQYEPAISGDRIVWTDTRNGNKDIYLHDLGTGNETRLTTDRAEQYEPAIDGDRIVWTDERNGNRDIYLYDLSEKRST, from the coding sequence GTGCTCGTGCTGCTCCCGGCGGCGGCGCTCGCCATGCAGGCGGCTGGCCTCGGGGCGGCGGACCGGCAGGTCACCGACGACCCGGCCGACCAGTATATGCCGGCGATCGACGGGAAGTGCATCGTCTGGACCGATATGCGCAACGGTGACGAGGAGATCTACTGCTACAACCTCAGGAGCGGGAACGAGACGCGGATCACCGACGACCCCGGCAAGCAGTACCGGCCCGCGATCGACGGGACCCGCATTGTCTGGGCCGACACCCGCAACGGGAACGAGGACATCTATCTTTACGACCTCGGAACCGGGAACGAGACGCGGATCACCGACGACCCGGGCGTCCAGGGCGACCCCGCGATCGACGGCGACCGCATCGTCTGGGCCGACCTGCGGACCCTCAACGTCAATGTCCGTCTCTTCGACCTCGCGGCGGGCAACGAGTCGGCGGTCACCGAGAGCATTCCCTTCCAGGGCTATCCCGCCATCTCGGAGAACCGCGTTGTCTGGACCGACACGAGGTACTGGAACGCCGACATCTATCTGGGCAACCTCACGAGCGGCGAGGAGCGGCGGCTCACCACCAACGAAGGGGATCAGTACGAGGCGGCCTTCGACGGCGACCGGGTCGTCTGGACCGACACGAGGAACGGGAACAAGGACATCTATCTCTACGACCTCGGAAGCGGTGAGGAGGTGCAGGTCACCACCGACCCGGCCGACCAGTATGAACCAGCGATCAGCGGCGACCGCATCGTCTGGACCGACACGAGGAACGGGAACAAGGACATCTATCTCCATGACCTCGGAACCGGGAACGAGACGCGGCTCACCACCGACCGGGCCGAGCAGTACGAACCGGCGATCGACGGCGACCGGATCGTCTGGACCGACGAGCGGAACGGGAACCGGGATATCTACCTCTACGACCTCTCGGAGAAGAGGAGTACCTGA
- a CDS encoding GNAT family N-acetyltransferase yields the protein MLSGITVRTVGAWDAEEIVGLYRAGEWWKEEWTADGIPALIEGSFCFVVAVDDTRAVGMGRAISDGCSDAYLQDIIVLPEYRGHGIGDAIVEALVEFCTARDLAWIGLIAQPGTVAFYRRHGFARMTGHVPMLLKEENDLS from the coding sequence ATGCTCTCCGGGATCACGGTCAGGACCGTCGGAGCCTGGGACGCCGAGGAGATCGTCGGACTCTACCGCGCCGGCGAGTGGTGGAAGGAGGAGTGGACGGCCGACGGGATCCCGGCCCTCATCGAGGGAAGTTTCTGTTTCGTCGTCGCCGTCGACGATACGCGGGCCGTCGGGATGGGGCGGGCGATCTCGGACGGGTGTTCGGACGCCTACCTCCAGGACATCATCGTCCTCCCCGAGTACCGGGGGCACGGGATCGGCGACGCCATCGTGGAGGCGCTCGTCGAGTTCTGCACCGCCCGTGACCTCGCCTGGATCGGACTCATCGCCCAGCCCGGCACCGTTGCATTTTACCGACGGCACGGTTTTGCCAGGATGACCGGGCATGTGCCGATGCTCCTGAAGGAGGAGAATGATCTCTCTTGA
- a CDS encoding M28 family metallopeptidase translates to MQHQSIQGGGTVILIMLAGFVLTCPVAALDAPASDPAMIEQMTYDLCTFERAFGSEERVAAATYIAMAMEERGLSVGTGRFAYASCYFDPQLSLSSSIIGVREGATDEIVVICAHYDTTSPEMPGADDNAAGVATMLEVARILEDLPLNRSVYFIAFGGEETGLDGSRRWLADNPDLHDRIVLAINLDCVASGDRLQVTALPQHRWILGTFPPSACLEETTMPPLNLARGDDHTFRAAMIPVVQIYEEDSRQIMHTPDDRPERLNYTLAAECARIVAGSVAGTDAAAGDPAPEIDLRIEDGTIVFTGPGDAPVEVIVDGTSLGLLPSGSVTLPEGPPHTVQAITYGPGGTRAVATATGEGVGTEPPAMPGTAIAIPWVDGPRDIVRFTFPAIPLSYHLERPEEGARVDGYLDGVLIRNLDNDHAVVPGPGLHTFTVVASRTGEGVIGTDQTAFTLERFSSVDLDGGLLQVDETGGVACSASARTYTYNYNPGERYHIVVGCTYTDTTDALLQKAAFRVDGPDGRDTGYRFYDIPVLDDSQTREIMFWLEPEGPGTFRWNISCSKGDGNAVGTGSLILC, encoded by the coding sequence ATGCAACACCAATCAATACAGGGGGGCGGTACCGTCATTTTGATCATGCTCGCCGGATTTGTACTGACATGCCCGGTGGCTGCCCTCGATGCACCGGCGTCGGATCCGGCCATGATCGAGCAGATGACCTACGACCTCTGCACCTTCGAGCGGGCTTTCGGATCTGAAGAGCGGGTCGCGGCGGCGACCTACATCGCCATGGCGATGGAGGAGCGCGGGTTATCGGTCGGCACCGGGAGGTTTGCGTATGCCAGTTGTTATTTTGATCCCCAACTCAGCCTCTCATCGAGCATCATCGGCGTTAGAGAGGGGGCGACCGACGAGATCGTCGTCATATGCGCCCACTACGACACCACCAGCCCGGAGATGCCCGGCGCCGACGACAACGCCGCGGGCGTGGCCACGATGCTCGAGGTCGCCAGAATCCTCGAAGACCTCCCCCTGAACCGGTCCGTCTACTTCATCGCCTTCGGCGGGGAGGAGACCGGGCTTGACGGGAGCAGGCGGTGGCTGGCCGACAACCCTGACCTCCACGATCGGATCGTCCTCGCGATAAACCTCGATTGCGTGGCCTCCGGGGACCGGCTGCAGGTCACGGCGCTCCCTCAGCACCGGTGGATCCTCGGGACGTTCCCGCCGTCGGCGTGCCTGGAGGAGACGACGATGCCCCCCCTGAACCTCGCACGCGGGGACGACCATACCTTCCGTGCCGCCATGATACCGGTAGTCCAGATCTATGAGGAGGACAGTCGCCAGATCATGCACACTCCGGACGACCGGCCCGAACGCCTCAACTACACCCTTGCCGCGGAGTGTGCGCGCATCGTGGCCGGGTCGGTGGCGGGGACCGACGCGGCCGCCGGCGATCCGGCACCCGAGATCGATCTCAGGATCGAGGACGGAACGATCGTCTTCACCGGACCGGGCGATGCGCCGGTCGAGGTGATCGTGGACGGCACCAGCCTCGGGTTGCTCCCCTCGGGCTCGGTCACCCTCCCGGAAGGCCCTCCTCACACGGTGCAGGCGATCACCTATGGACCAGGGGGGACCAGGGCCGTTGCGACGGCTACGGGAGAGGGGGTGGGGACCGAGCCGCCGGCCATGCCGGGCACCGCCATCGCCATCCCATGGGTGGACGGTCCGAGAGACATCGTCCGCTTCACCTTCCCCGCCATCCCGCTCTCCTACCACCTCGAACGACCCGAAGAGGGTGCTCGGGTCGACGGCTACCTCGACGGGGTTCTGATCCGGAACCTCGACAACGACCACGCGGTGGTTCCGGGCCCCGGGTTGCACACCTTCACGGTTGTGGCATCTCGAACCGGCGAAGGGGTCATCGGGACCGATCAGACCGCATTCACCCTGGAGAGGTTCAGTTCGGTGGACCTCGACGGAGGACTCTTACAGGTCGACGAGACCGGAGGGGTCGCCTGTTCTGCGTCGGCCCGCACGTACACCTATAATTACAATCCTGGCGAGCGTTATCACATCGTGGTGGGGTGCACGTATACGGATACCACGGATGCCCTCCTGCAGAAGGCAGCGTTCCGGGTGGACGGCCCCGACGGCCGGGATACGGGGTATCGCTTCTACGACATACCGGTCCTCGATGACTCGCAGACACGGGAGATCATGTTCTGGCTGGAACCTGAGGGGCCGGGCACGTTCCGCTGGAATATCTCCTGCAGCAAGGGCGACGGAAACGCCGTTGGAACCGGGAGCCTCATCCTCTGCTGA
- a CDS encoding sodium:solute symporter family transporter yields the protein MSIEVLIILLYLALMLAIGFWVQRRGAVETSKGYLVANRNIGPVLIGGTLFATFWGGGTLLGGAGAAYDGHLLATIADPWASGITLLLMAAFFVTILRKMKIASLGEMYYLRYGTKGSLVASVLSLPTLIFWTSVQILAIGKILNVLIGLPAVESAVFAGLIVIIYTYLGGMLAVIITDNIQMVLILLGLAVLIPTGISYAGGLDAIAANTPPDFWSVLPDDASPSGIGWTFTGIMAWFAAWCGMGLGSLASLDISQRVFCARDDKAARQGLLFGTGLYWVAGLGPIVLGLVGIVMVNTGLIDGTVLAQDPELIVPYLAKTLLSPWMMALFVGSLVAAIMSTASSAIFAAAAVISTNFIHGAVSDHVHHEKKVLRITRALVVAIGLLCIGISFTATGVYDLMIFGFTLLFACLFWTVVCGLFWKRANAPGAIASMLSGFFTTLAGIAVLSLQEGAFTLVPPDNEWTVFFTFVPTAVAGAAMFVVSVLTQTSHPPVPLKDTDGQVLKWPELAEQPVIVRREPDGSPVVSVPVAAAQPAPEEE from the coding sequence ATGAGCATAGAAGTCCTGATTATCCTGCTGTATCTCGCCCTGATGCTTGCGATCGGCTTTTGGGTCCAGCGTCGGGGTGCGGTCGAGACCTCGAAGGGGTACCTGGTTGCAAACCGGAATATCGGTCCTGTTCTGATTGGGGGAACACTCTTCGCCACCTTCTGGGGCGGGGGCACCCTTCTCGGCGGGGCCGGGGCGGCGTACGATGGCCATCTCCTCGCCACCATCGCCGATCCCTGGGCCTCGGGTATAACGCTTCTCCTGATGGCGGCGTTCTTCGTCACCATCCTGCGGAAGATGAAGATCGCCTCGCTGGGGGAGATGTACTATCTCAGGTACGGGACGAAGGGATCGCTGGTCGCCTCCGTCCTCTCCCTGCCCACGCTTATCTTCTGGACCTCGGTCCAGATCCTGGCCATCGGCAAGATCCTCAACGTCCTCATCGGCCTCCCGGCCGTGGAGAGCGCGGTCTTTGCCGGGCTGATCGTGATCATCTACACCTATCTGGGCGGGATGCTCGCGGTGATCATCACCGACAACATCCAGATGGTCCTGATCCTCCTGGGCCTCGCCGTCCTCATACCGACCGGCATCTCCTATGCCGGCGGCCTCGACGCCATCGCGGCCAACACCCCGCCGGACTTCTGGTCGGTCCTCCCCGACGACGCCTCGCCGAGCGGGATCGGGTGGACCTTCACCGGGATCATGGCCTGGTTTGCGGCCTGGTGCGGGATGGGCCTGGGGAGCCTCGCCTCCCTGGACATCTCGCAGCGGGTCTTCTGCGCCCGCGACGATAAAGCGGCCAGGCAGGGCCTCCTCTTCGGCACCGGGCTGTACTGGGTTGCGGGCCTCGGCCCCATCGTCCTCGGCCTGGTCGGGATCGTGATGGTGAACACCGGGCTCATCGACGGGACGGTGCTGGCGCAGGACCCCGAACTGATCGTCCCGTACCTCGCCAAGACCCTTCTGTCCCCGTGGATGATGGCCCTCTTCGTCGGGTCGCTGGTGGCGGCGATCATGTCCACCGCGAGTTCGGCGATCTTCGCCGCCGCGGCGGTCATCTCGACCAACTTCATCCACGGCGCGGTCTCCGACCACGTGCACCACGAGAAGAAGGTGCTGCGGATCACGAGGGCCCTGGTCGTCGCCATCGGGCTGCTCTGCATCGGGATCAGCTTCACCGCCACGGGAGTCTACGACCTGATGATCTTCGGGTTCACCCTCCTCTTCGCCTGCCTCTTCTGGACGGTGGTCTGCGGGCTCTTCTGGAAGCGGGCGAACGCACCCGGGGCGATCGCCTCGATGCTCTCCGGGTTCTTCACCACCCTCGCCGGGATCGCCGTCCTCTCTCTCCAGGAGGGAGCGTTCACGCTCGTCCCGCCGGACAACGAGTGGACGGTCTTCTTCACCTTCGTCCCGACGGCGGTGGCCGGGGCGGCGATGTTCGTCGTCTCGGTCCTGACCCAGACCTCCCACCCGCCGGTGCCGCTGAAGGATACCGACGGGCAGGTGCTGAAATGGCCCGAACTCGCCGAGCAGCCGGTGATCGTCAGACGGGAGCCCGACGGTTCGCCGGTGGTTTCGGTCCCGGTGGCGGCGGCGCAGCCGGCCCCTGAGGAGGAGTGA
- a CDS encoding DUF2156 domain-containing protein — MISLDDFKPVTPEDRAFFADLYRRHPPVHSDMSLTTMLCWNHYAHYEYARVGEGVVIMSTIQGERSFRGPVGPPDAEALEAVLDLAVREGGEVAYYIFDDATLDLVSARYPALPLRPDRDFADYVYLTEDLADLPGRDYLTIRKHLNRFRRECEPTVEAVTPALLGEVVGFLERWCEWRHCDDSPVLAEEKTALQYAIAHFTDLGLEGVAVRVEGAIAGCALYDRLNDETAVVHFEKGLPDCDGVYKAVNQETADRLKGRYPFLNRESDLGLPGLREAKLRYHPHHLAEVHTARRVDLEKRHL; from the coding sequence ATGATCTCTCTTGACGATTTCAAACCGGTGACCCCGGAGGACCGGGCGTTCTTCGCCGACCTGTACCGCCGCCACCCGCCGGTGCACTCCGACATGAGCCTCACCACCATGCTCTGCTGGAACCACTACGCTCACTACGAGTACGCCCGCGTCGGCGAGGGCGTCGTGATCATGAGCACCATCCAGGGCGAACGCTCCTTCCGCGGCCCCGTCGGCCCCCCCGACGCCGAAGCCCTCGAGGCGGTTCTCGACCTCGCCGTGCGGGAGGGCGGGGAGGTGGCGTACTACATCTTCGACGACGCCACGCTCGACCTGGTCAGCGCCCGCTATCCCGCCCTCCCCCTCAGGCCCGACCGCGACTTCGCCGACTACGTGTACCTCACCGAAGACCTCGCCGACCTGCCGGGCAGAGACTACCTCACCATCAGAAAACATCTCAACCGCTTCAGGCGGGAGTGCGAACCGACGGTCGAGGCGGTCACCCCGGCGCTCCTCGGCGAGGTGGTCGGGTTCCTGGAGCGGTGGTGCGAGTGGCGCCACTGCGACGACTCCCCGGTGCTTGCCGAGGAGAAGACGGCGCTGCAGTACGCGATCGCCCACTTCACCGACCTCGGGCTGGAGGGGGTGGCGGTGCGGGTCGAGGGAGCGATCGCCGGGTGCGCCCTGTACGACCGCCTCAACGACGAGACCGCGGTGGTCCACTTCGAGAAAGGCCTCCCCGACTGCGACGGGGTCTACAAGGCCGTCAACCAGGAGACGGCCGACCGCCTCAAGGGGCGCTACCCCTTCCTCAACCGCGAGTCCGACCTCGGCCTCCCCGGCCTGCGGGAGGCAAAACTCCGCTACCACCCGCACCACCTCGCCGAGGTCCACACCGCCCGGCGGGTTGACCTGGAAAAAAGACATCTGTGA
- a CDS encoding DNA-directed DNA polymerase has product MTEKQATLFGPEAGGAGGMIRCAINQVEYNVSGVGPVIHVFGREPDGRAVHIQVTGFRPYFYAPAEEVAEKSRLPEEVTGQDDEAYRSIKGEALTRLYTSKPTDVRNLRDLFTHHYEADIPFATRYLIDTGLTGGLEVPAEVVEHTEVAPAEVDAPARLCFIDIECEDERGFPETDRDAIICITCWDSFERDYVTFLYLAEGTPAAFSEAWEKTNGCFWKGDARHTLCPYETEEGMLHAFVAYIRDRDPDILSGWNFTDFDLPYIVRRMSALGLRPNDLSRLPGMTERTAVRGRAVFDLLTAYRKLQPSQKESYRLDAVAADEVGERKVRYTGTISDLWRDDPERLVEYNCTDVELCVKINEKNDIVDFYRMIARYVGVPLDRTLNSSNVIDIYILRRAHGRFVLPSKGHVLADEFEGATVFEPTLGVKENVVVLDLKSLYPMAMMTINASPETKDPAGELKAPNGVRFKRSPDGLTRTIISELMAERDSIKARRNEHPYGSPEYRLLDLQQGVIKVIMNTYYGVSGYSRFRLYDREIGAAVTSVGRAIIKHTRDVITGMGYEVLYGDTDSCMVELPPASLEETIARARAIEERLNESYERFAKETLNADRNYFSIKFEKVYARFFQAGKKKRYAGHLVWKEGVEADTVDIVGFEMRRSDSPQITRKVQEDVIAMILRGAPLSEVKTYLGEVIRTYRRGGYSLDEAGIPGGIGKALEDYETKDAHIRGAIYSNTNLGTDFKRGSKPKRLYIKRVTGKYPQTDVVAFEYADQVPPEFVVDWETMLEKTIKQPIARIIEPLGWTWTDVDPSRTTLFDFG; this is encoded by the coding sequence ATGACCGAGAAACAGGCGACGCTCTTCGGCCCTGAGGCCGGTGGGGCGGGGGGGATGATCAGGTGTGCGATCAACCAGGTGGAGTACAATGTCTCGGGCGTCGGCCCGGTCATCCACGTCTTCGGGCGTGAACCGGACGGCCGGGCGGTCCATATCCAGGTGACCGGGTTTCGGCCGTACTTCTATGCGCCGGCCGAGGAGGTCGCCGAAAAGTCCCGTCTCCCCGAGGAGGTGACCGGGCAGGACGACGAGGCGTACCGCTCCATCAAGGGCGAGGCCCTGACCAGACTCTACACCAGCAAACCGACCGACGTCCGCAACCTCCGTGATCTCTTCACCCATCACTATGAGGCCGACATCCCGTTTGCGACGCGCTACCTCATCGACACCGGACTGACCGGCGGCCTGGAGGTCCCGGCCGAGGTCGTCGAGCATACCGAGGTGGCGCCGGCCGAGGTCGACGCCCCGGCCCGTCTCTGTTTCATCGATATCGAGTGCGAGGACGAACGCGGCTTCCCCGAGACCGACCGGGACGCGATCATCTGCATCACCTGCTGGGACTCCTTCGAACGCGACTACGTCACCTTCCTCTACCTCGCGGAAGGAACGCCCGCCGCCTTCTCAGAGGCCTGGGAGAAGACGAACGGGTGCTTCTGGAAAGGCGACGCCCGGCACACCCTCTGCCCCTACGAGACCGAAGAGGGGATGCTCCACGCTTTTGTCGCCTATATCAGGGACCGCGACCCCGACATCCTCTCGGGCTGGAACTTCACCGACTTCGACCTCCCCTACATCGTCCGCCGGATGAGCGCTCTGGGGCTCAGGCCCAACGACCTCTCCAGGCTCCCCGGTATGACCGAGCGGACGGCCGTGCGGGGCCGGGCGGTCTTCGACCTCCTCACCGCCTACCGCAAACTCCAGCCCAGCCAGAAGGAGTCGTACCGCCTCGACGCCGTCGCCGCCGACGAAGTCGGGGAACGGAAGGTCCGCTACACCGGGACGATCAGCGACCTCTGGCGGGACGACCCCGAGCGGCTCGTCGAGTACAACTGCACCGACGTCGAACTCTGCGTGAAGATCAACGAGAAGAACGATATCGTCGATTTCTACCGGATGATCGCGAGGTACGTCGGCGTCCCCCTCGACCGGACCCTCAACTCCTCCAATGTCATCGACATCTACATCCTGCGCCGGGCCCACGGCCGCTTCGTCCTCCCGTCGAAGGGGCATGTGCTGGCCGACGAGTTCGAGGGCGCCACCGTCTTCGAACCGACGCTCGGCGTGAAGGAGAACGTGGTGGTCCTCGACCTCAAGTCCCTGTACCCGATGGCGATGATGACCATCAACGCCTCCCCCGAAACGAAGGATCCGGCCGGAGAACTGAAGGCCCCCAACGGCGTGCGGTTCAAGCGGAGCCCTGACGGGCTGACCAGGACGATCATCTCCGAACTGATGGCAGAGCGCGATTCGATCAAGGCGCGCCGCAACGAGCACCCGTACGGCTCGCCCGAGTACCGCCTCCTCGACCTCCAGCAGGGGGTCATCAAGGTGATCATGAACACCTACTACGGGGTCTCAGGCTACTCGCGCTTCAGGCTGTACGATCGAGAGATCGGGGCCGCCGTCACCTCGGTGGGCCGGGCGATCATCAAACACACGCGCGACGTCATCACCGGCATGGGTTACGAGGTGCTGTACGGCGACACCGACTCGTGCATGGTCGAACTCCCGCCGGCCTCCCTGGAGGAGACGATCGCGCGGGCCCGCGCCATCGAGGAGCGCCTCAACGAGAGTTACGAGAGGTTCGCGAAAGAGACCCTCAACGCCGACCGGAACTACTTCTCCATCAAGTTCGAGAAGGTCTATGCCCGCTTCTTCCAGGCCGGCAAGAAGAAGCGGTACGCCGGCCACCTGGTCTGGAAGGAAGGGGTCGAGGCCGACACCGTCGACATCGTCGGGTTCGAGATGCGGCGCAGCGACTCGCCGCAGATCACCCGCAAGGTCCAGGAGGATGTGATCGCCATGATCCTCAGGGGCGCCCCGCTCTCCGAGGTGAAGACCTATCTCGGCGAGGTGATCAGGACATACCGCCGGGGCGGGTACTCCCTGGACGAGGCGGGCATCCCCGGCGGGATCGGGAAGGCCCTCGAGGACTACGAGACGAAGGACGCCCATATCAGGGGTGCGATCTACTCGAACACCAATCTGGGCACCGACTTCAAGCGCGGGAGCAAACCCAAGCGGCTCTATATCAAGCGGGTGACCGGGAAGTACCCGCAGACCGACGTGGTCGCCTTCGAGTACGCCGACCAGGTGCCGCCCGAGTTCGTCGTCGACTGGGAGACGATGCTCGAGAAGACGATCAAGCAACCGATCGCCAGGATCATCGAGCCCCTGGGGTGGACCTGGACCGACGTCGACCCTTCGAGGACGACGCTCTTCGACTTCGGGTGA
- a CDS encoding DUF1294 domain-containing protein: MEGIVPVLGLYLLLNLVAAAAFWNDKRKARANRWRTSENLLLTVAFLGPFGAWWAMQHYRHKTQKPKFRLVPVFAFVHLAALLYLVLSGA; this comes from the coding sequence ATGGAAGGTATCGTTCCGGTCCTCGGGCTCTACCTGCTCCTCAACCTCGTCGCCGCGGCGGCCTTCTGGAACGACAAGAGAAAGGCGCGGGCCAACCGGTGGCGGACCTCCGAGAACCTGCTCCTCACCGTCGCCTTCCTGGGGCCGTTCGGGGCCTGGTGGGCGATGCAGCACTACCGGCACAAGACGCAGAAGCCGAAGTTCAGACTGGTGCCGGTCTTCGCGTTTGTTCATCTCGCGGCGCTCCTGTACCTGGTGCTGAGCGGGGCCTGA